CTCTTCGGCTGCGATGGGTCCGGAAATCGTAAACTCAGAAGTGGATTGCGAATAGGCCAGGGATAACTGAAAGGTCAGAATAGCGACCATCCACAAAACATAGCTTTTCGATTCATTCATAGTTCTTTGGGTAATTAGCTTTCATGGTGTCTAACGCTCCTGTCCTCCTATAGATTATTTCCGGGTGACATATACGAAGAATGCTCCTGACAATGGATCCCGGTAGGCCCTTTCCAGCCAAGTGTAAAGTCGTATGGGACCTTCCTCGAGTTGGAATGTGAAGGTGGCATGTTTGTCGTCCGGACTCACTGACTTTCTCTGCACCTCTTTTCCCAGCTGTATCCGAACTTCCCCGACAGGCAGGGCGACACCGGGTACACCCCAGCGGGCCTTGTCTCCCGGCATGGCTGGAAGGCCTTGTGTAAATGAGGCGTTTGCTTCTCGAGGCCAGCGGCGAAGTTCAAACTCGTAGTTGCCTGTCTCGGCGACCTCCAGCATCCAATAGCTGTTCTTGCCCACACCGCTGCGAACCTGCACCTGCTGGTCGACAAATACATCCAGCCACTCACAGGCGGATAGCATCATGGGGTTTTCGCGATCGCTTCCTATTATAACTGCTTGTGGTTCATTGGCCACTTCCTTCACATCCTCCCACCACGCATCCAGGTGAGCACGCATTCTGGCCGCCACCTCAGGGTTTTGATCTATCACATTGTTCTGCTGCAGAGGATCCGTATCCAGATGGTAAAGCTCGCGGTCCTGCAACATGCGCCAACGTTTCCACAATACGACGCCGCCTTCCCGGTATATCCGGGAGGGCGCGTCGGGCGAGGGATACTCAAAGCCAAATGGTAAGCGACTGTAATTAATCACCACCATGCGGTCCTCGGGTGGTGACTGGTGCTTCCCTCGAAAAACAGGAGTTAGATTCACGCCATCAAAACGGGGCGTTTGCCGCAGTTGGATTTCACATAGATCAAGTAAGGAGGGCAAAATATCCTGGATCGTGGTCAGGCCGCCAATATCGCGCGGCTTTCCCAGATCGCCGCCAGGCCAACGCAGGAAAAAAGGCACCCGGTGACCGCCCTCCCAGAGCTGGGCTTTTCTGCCACGCATGCCAGCCGGATAATACCGGTCTCCAAAGGTAGTTCCATTATCTGTTTGAAATATAAGTATGGTATCTTCCTCTAGTCCCTCGTCCTCGAGAAAGCTCATCAAGCGTCCAAGGTTGTTGTCGATATTCAGGATCATACCAAAATAGCCGGCCAGGTCATCCCGACGAACTCCGGGAAAGTTAGAGAGTTCGTGACCTTCCATTGCAGCATAAGCTTCCTTCAGTTCCATCTCTGGGGCCCAGAAAGGACTGTGTGGCGCATTGGTCGGGATGTAAGCGAAGAAGGGTTTATCAGCATCCGCCTGGCGTTTGATCCAGCTCATCGCTTCCCTGAAAAAGGCATCGGTAACATAACCCGGTACCTGCTCCCGTTTTCCATTCACCATGAAAGTGTCGTCAAAGTAGTCGTTGTCCCACCAATCGCCAGCAGAGTTGATGTGTGATGAAGGAAACCAGAGTGTTTCATCGAATCCACGATCTTCGGGTCGGAAGGGGTAGTTATCTCCCTGATGCCATTTGCCGAATATCCCGGTACTGTAACCGGCGTCCTGAAAAAAGTTGGCCATGGTCGGCAACTCGGCACGAAGCAAGGTGCGTCCGGAACTGACATTGATCGCGCCGTTTCGGGCCGCGTCTAATCCGGTGAGCAACTGACCTCGACTTGGCGTGCACATGGGAGCGGCATGAAAATCGGAAAGCCGGATGCTTTGCCCATGCAGACGATCCATATGGGGTGTATTCAAAATGGGATTACCATGCACCGAAATCTCTCCGTAGCCCTGATCGTCGGTCATCACGTAAACGACATTGGGACGGGCATAGACCGAAACCTGGAAGAGGATGAGGGTAAGCAAAGAATGGACTGAGAATTTACTCATAAGGTAGTTAGCTTCATAAATCGGCTCCGTGTTCTCCAGCAAAAAGAGAAACAGAAGCGTATTGTTAATTGATCCATAAACGCCAATTGAACTTGTAACACGAGGGCAGCCTGAAATAGTTATTCGAGTTATGCCTCGAGTCCGTTTTTCTAAACTGGTTTCACCCCGGCCTTGTATCTTCAATCCGTTCGCCCCCCTACTGGTGAGCTTTATATGCCTATTCGCAGTTCCGGTCATCGGCGACGATAGCCAGAAAACCGGTGAATGGGACCGTATCTACACCATTCATGTCCTGCGCCAACTGGCAGATCCGGTCCTCGTTCCGCTCAGCATGAATGAATTACATCAATCCGTACCGAAGCGAGACTGGGAACTTGAACAAAACAATTATCAGACCTCACCGTTACAGGCATTTGTTCGGGTCCTTTCCGGAATCGGTCCTTGGTTATCCTTAGGGGCTGACGAATCGGAAGAAGGTCAATTGCGGGCGGGCTACATCGAGCTGGCCCGAACCGGCATCATTCATGCCACCGATCCGGATGCAGCCGATTTCATGTTTGGGGAAGCGGCACGGGACCGCATTGTTCACGCCCACAATCTGGCCTATCCACTCGTGGTGGCCCGCGATCAATTATGGGAGCCACTGAGCGACAAACAAAAAGACAATGTAGTCGCAGCCTTAAAATCCCATCGACCCTTCGAAGCCTTTCCCGGAACCTGGCTTTGGTTTTCTGCCATCATTGAAGCGGCCCTTTGGGAATTAACGGGCGAGTGCGAGATGAAGCACATCGAACGAGCCGTGGAAAGCTATATGGGCTGGTACGTCGGTGACGGCTATTACACGAACGGGGACAGCTTCAATTGGGACAATTACAACAGTTATGTAGCCCAACCGCTCATGCTGGAAGTCCTTCGCATTTGCAAAGACCAGGGGCACCCACTCGGTGACCATCTCGATAAAACCAAAGCCCGCGCCTTCCGATACGCCGAAGTTCTGGAGCACATGATCTCCCCGAAAGGAACTTTCCCCGTGATTGGTCGTTCGTCCACCTATCGCTTTGCTTACCTGCAACACCTGGGCTATGTCGGCGCACGCGTCGAGTGGCCGGAAGTGCTCGATCCCGGAGCCACCCGTGCTGCCATGACCACAGTGATCAAGCGAATGATCGAGGCGCCCGGTACCTTTGACGAAAACGGGTGGCTTCAACCCGGTTATGTTGGACATCAGCCTTCTGCCCGGGATCGCTACAACAATACAGGTGCGCTCTACAATTGCACCCTCGGGCTCGCCCATCTGGGCATGCCGGCCGACCACCCATTATGGACTGCGCCCCGAGCAAAGTGGTTTCAGCAACGGGTCTGGAGTGGCGAAGATGTCGCTAACCAAAAAGCTTACCGAGAATAAGCACGCTTAGTTGGAATACTA
This genomic stretch from Opitutia bacterium ISCC 52 harbors:
- a CDS encoding DUF2264 domain-containing protein gives rise to the protein MPRVRFSKLVSPRPCIFNPFAPLLVSFICLFAVPVIGDDSQKTGEWDRIYTIHVLRQLADPVLVPLSMNELHQSVPKRDWELEQNNYQTSPLQAFVRVLSGIGPWLSLGADESEEGQLRAGYIELARTGIIHATDPDAADFMFGEAARDRIVHAHNLAYPLVVARDQLWEPLSDKQKDNVVAALKSHRPFEAFPGTWLWFSAIIEAALWELTGECEMKHIERAVESYMGWYVGDGYYTNGDSFNWDNYNSYVAQPLMLEVLRICKDQGHPLGDHLDKTKARAFRYAEVLEHMISPKGTFPVIGRSSTYRFAYLQHLGYVGARVEWPEVLDPGATRAAMTTVIKRMIEAPGTFDENGWLQPGYVGHQPSARDRYNNTGALYNCTLGLAHLGMPADHPLWTAPRAKWFQQRVWSGEDVANQKAYRE
- a CDS encoding arylsulfatase — protein: MSKFSVHSLLTLILFQVSVYARPNVVYVMTDDQGYGEISVHGNPILNTPHMDRLHGQSIRLSDFHAAPMCTPSRGQLLTGLDAARNGAINVSSGRTLLRAELPTMANFFQDAGYSTGIFGKWHQGDNYPFRPEDRGFDETLWFPSSHINSAGDWWDNDYFDDTFMVNGKREQVPGYVTDAFFREAMSWIKRQADADKPFFAYIPTNAPHSPFWAPEMELKEAYAAMEGHELSNFPGVRRDDLAGYFGMILNIDNNLGRLMSFLEDEGLEEDTILIFQTDNGTTFGDRYYPAGMRGRKAQLWEGGHRVPFFLRWPGGDLGKPRDIGGLTTIQDILPSLLDLCEIQLRQTPRFDGVNLTPVFRGKHQSPPEDRMVVINYSRLPFGFEYPSPDAPSRIYREGGVVLWKRWRMLQDRELYHLDTDPLQQNNVIDQNPEVAARMRAHLDAWWEDVKEVANEPQAVIIGSDRENPMMLSACEWLDVFVDQQVQVRSGVGKNSYWMLEVAETGNYEFELRRWPREANASFTQGLPAMPGDKARWGVPGVALPVGEVRIQLGKEVQRKSVSPDDKHATFTFQLEEGPIRLYTWLERAYRDPLSGAFFVYVTRK